From one Gammaproteobacteria bacterium genomic stretch:
- a CDS encoding VOC family protein: MQRPNATAGLRHVALNVVNLEASEKFYVELLGMTVEWRPDPDNVYLTSGNDNLALHRASASIEGGQSLDHIGFILNHAEQVDQWHDFLKHHDVVIKAAPRTHRDGARSFYCQDPDGVTVQMIYHPPLVGS, encoded by the coding sequence GTGCAACGACCCAATGCGACAGCCGGATTGCGGCACGTGGCCTTAAATGTGGTCAATCTGGAAGCGAGCGAAAAATTTTATGTCGAGTTGCTGGGTATGACAGTAGAGTGGCGGCCGGATCCGGATAATGTGTATTTGACTTCGGGTAATGATAACCTGGCGCTGCATCGCGCATCGGCGTCCATCGAAGGTGGTCAATCATTAGACCATATTGGATTTATACTGAACCATGCGGAGCAGGTGGATCAGTGGCACGATTTTCTAAAACACCATGATGTCGTGATTAAAGCAGCTCCCCGGACCCACCGTGATGGTGCCAGAAGTTTTTACTGCCAGGACCCGGATGGGGTAACGGTGCAAATGATTTACCATCCACCCTTGGTGGGTAGCTGA
- a CDS encoding (2Fe-2S) ferredoxin domain-containing protein has protein sequence MVAYYRHHVFFCTNKRDDGSDCCQNFNAQAMRDYAKQRSKELGIAGQQGKVRINSAGCLNRCAEGPVIAVYPDDVWYTYVDKEDIDEIIEEHLCNGRVVQRLTL, from the coding sequence ATCGTGGCTTATTACCGGCATCACGTGTTTTTTTGTACCAATAAACGAGACGACGGCAGCGATTGTTGTCAAAATTTCAACGCTCAAGCGATGCGCGACTACGCCAAGCAACGCAGCAAAGAACTGGGTATTGCCGGGCAACAGGGTAAGGTACGTATTAACAGTGCCGGTTGCTTGAACCGTTGCGCAGAAGGGCCGGTGATTGCCGTGTATCCTGATGATGTCTGGTATACCTATGTAGACAAGGAAGACATCGACGAGATTATTGAAGAACATTTGTGTAATGGACGTGTGGTTCAGCGCCTGACCCTTTAG
- the trpC gene encoding indole-3-glycerol phosphate synthase TrpC: MAQTPDILKKILASKIQWVASKSAQVPMGQLQQQVESCEPCRGFVASIEAVQRRGEAAVIAEIKKASPSKGVIRADFQPQQIARSYAEGGASCLSILTDEEFFQGADSYLQQVRQVCQLPLLRKDFMVEPYQILESRVLGADCILLIVAALDDTKLMELFNLATELGMDVLVEVHDAEELERALALDARLVGINNRNLRTFDVSLNTTLDLLERIPDSKIVVTESAIHTREDVALMRRHGVNAFLVGEAFMRAEQPGEKLAQLFA; encoded by the coding sequence ATGGCACAAACTCCGGATATCCTAAAAAAAATTTTGGCAAGCAAAATCCAATGGGTGGCCTCAAAGTCAGCGCAGGTCCCCATGGGACAGTTGCAACAACAAGTGGAATCTTGTGAGCCCTGCCGGGGGTTTGTCGCATCCATAGAGGCCGTCCAGCGGCGTGGTGAAGCGGCTGTGATTGCGGAAATCAAAAAAGCCTCACCCAGCAAAGGCGTGATTCGAGCCGACTTTCAGCCGCAACAAATTGCTCGTTCTTACGCCGAGGGTGGGGCGAGCTGTTTGTCTATCCTAACCGACGAGGAATTTTTCCAGGGCGCGGATTCCTATTTGCAACAGGTGCGACAAGTATGTCAGTTGCCGCTGTTACGTAAAGACTTCATGGTGGAACCCTACCAAATCCTCGAGTCCCGCGTGTTGGGGGCAGACTGTATTTTATTGATTGTCGCAGCACTGGATGATACCAAGCTCATGGAGTTGTTTAACTTGGCTACGGAATTGGGTATGGATGTTTTGGTGGAAGTTCATGACGCCGAGGAGTTGGAGCGGGCCCTGGCTCTGGATGCTCGTCTGGTGGGGATAAATAACCGTAATTTGCGTACTTTTGACGTGAGCCTCAACACCACGCTGGATTTGCTGGAGCGCATACCTGACAGCAAAATTGTGGTCACGGAGAGTGCCATACACACTCGCGAGGATGTGGCTTTAATGCGCCGGCATGGAGTGAATGCCTTTTTGGTGGGGGAGGCCTTTATGCGGGCGGAACAACCGGGGGAAAAACTGGCGCAATTGTTCGCCTGA
- the coq7 gene encoding 2-polyprenyl-3-methyl-6-methoxy-1,4-benzoquinone monooxygenase: MSRRHYNFLDQLIHNVDTGLRTLSGNPAVTGRANPSQHQEETELSEEQKTLAGRLMRINHAGEVAAQGLYQGQALTAKLPLVRRQMEQAAAEENDHLQWCRSRANELGTHTSLLDPLWYAGSVAIGAAAGLAGDKWSLGFVAETERQVVRHLDDHLQQLPREDVRSRAILQQMREDELHHATTAVKAGGAELPTPIKRLMGLTSKIMTKSAFWL, encoded by the coding sequence ATGAGCCGGCGGCATTACAACTTTTTGGATCAATTGATCCACAATGTGGACACAGGATTACGAACTCTATCCGGTAACCCTGCCGTTACGGGCCGCGCGAATCCGTCCCAACATCAAGAGGAAACGGAGCTCAGCGAGGAGCAAAAAACCCTGGCAGGACGATTGATGCGCATCAATCACGCCGGCGAAGTGGCCGCGCAAGGCCTGTATCAAGGCCAAGCACTCACCGCAAAACTGCCCCTGGTCCGCCGGCAAATGGAACAGGCTGCAGCTGAAGAAAACGATCATTTACAGTGGTGTCGCAGCCGCGCCAATGAACTGGGTACGCATACCAGTCTACTGGATCCGTTGTGGTATGCCGGCTCTGTGGCCATCGGTGCTGCTGCCGGTCTGGCCGGCGATAAATGGAGCTTGGGATTTGTAGCCGAAACGGAACGGCAAGTGGTACGGCACTTGGACGATCACTTGCAGCAGCTTCCCCGGGAAGATGTTAGAAGCCGCGCCATATTGCAACAAATGCGCGAAGATGAGCTGCATCACGCCACGACAGCAGTTAAAGCAGGAGGCGCCGAGCTCCCTACACCGATAAAACGCTTAATGGGACTGACTTCTAAAATTATGACCAAAAGCGCGTTTTGGCTGTAA
- the trpD gene encoding anthranilate phosphoribosyltransferase yields MEMQAAISSVIDHRDLTSAEMQSVMQKIMTGEATPAQIGGFLVGLRMKGETIDEVAAAAAVMRDLAAKVSVTGSHVVDTCGTGGDGARTFNISTASAFVVAAAGGKVAKHGNRSISSKSGSADVLEAAGVNLDLSPEQVAACVEKLGVGFMFAPKHHSAMKHAIGPRRDMGVRTIFNVLGPLTNPADAPNQVIGVYSNKWVEPLAKVLARLGSRHVLVVHSEDGMDEISIGAPTFVAEMKEGKVNTYMVTPEQFGISRTNVSDLSVEDAAQSLVMIRQVFDNTPGPASDIVAINAGAALYVSGLSTTLEAGVKLAQETIASGAARDKFDAFVDMSRSFTG; encoded by the coding sequence ATGGAAATGCAAGCCGCTATTTCTTCGGTGATTGACCATCGTGACCTCACTTCGGCTGAGATGCAGTCAGTGATGCAGAAGATAATGACGGGTGAGGCAACACCGGCCCAAATCGGGGGATTCCTGGTGGGTTTGCGCATGAAAGGTGAGACTATAGACGAAGTGGCGGCAGCGGCAGCCGTTATGCGCGATTTGGCAGCAAAAGTCAGTGTCACCGGATCGCATGTGGTGGACACCTGTGGTACCGGGGGCGATGGTGCGCGGACCTTTAATATTTCCACTGCCAGTGCTTTTGTGGTCGCGGCAGCCGGGGGTAAAGTAGCTAAACACGGTAATCGTTCTATTTCCAGTAAATCCGGCAGTGCCGATGTGCTGGAGGCCGCCGGTGTCAATCTGGATCTAAGTCCTGAGCAGGTGGCGGCTTGTGTCGAAAAACTGGGAGTGGGGTTCATGTTTGCTCCCAAGCACCACAGTGCCATGAAGCACGCCATCGGCCCCCGGCGTGACATGGGCGTGCGGACCATTTTCAATGTTTTGGGGCCGCTTACCAATCCGGCGGATGCGCCAAATCAGGTGATTGGCGTCTACAGTAATAAATGGGTGGAGCCGTTGGCCAAAGTACTGGCGCGCCTGGGCAGTCGGCATGTTTTGGTGGTGCATTCCGAAGATGGTATGGATGAAATCAGTATCGGAGCTCCCACATTTGTCGCCGAGATGAAAGAAGGGAAAGTAAACACCTACATGGTGACCCCGGAACAGTTCGGAATCTCTCGTACCAACGTGTCGGATTTGTCTGTGGAGGACGCGGCGCAATCCTTGGTGATGATTCGTCAAGTCTTTGATAATACACCCGGTCCGGCTTCGGATATAGTTGCCATCAACGCCGGCGCGGCGCTCTACGTGAGCGGCTTGAGTACCACGCTTGAGGCTGGAGTTAAGCTGGCACAGGAAACCATCGCCAGCGGTGCTGCGCGTGATAAATTCGATGCTTTTGTTGACATGAGCCGGAGTTTTACCGGCTAG
- the rpsI gene encoding 30S ribosomal protein S9 gives MAQTQYYATGRRKSSSARVFISAGNGNITVNKRPLDQYFGRETSRMVVRQPLELVDLLEKFDIKVSVKGGGNNGQAGAIRHGIARALIEYDETLRSPLRRAGLVTRDARCVERKKVGLHKARKRPQYSKR, from the coding sequence ATGGCACAAACACAATATTATGCAACCGGCCGTCGTAAAAGTTCTTCGGCTCGAGTCTTTATCAGCGCCGGCAACGGCAATATCACCGTGAACAAACGGCCCCTGGACCAGTATTTCGGCCGCGAAACTTCACGCATGGTGGTGCGCCAACCTTTGGAATTGGTGGATTTGCTGGAAAAATTTGATATCAAGGTCAGTGTCAAAGGCGGTGGTAACAACGGCCAAGCCGGCGCTATTCGTCATGGTATTGCCCGAGCGTTGATCGAGTATGACGAAACCTTGCGTTCACCGCTGCGTCGGGCCGGTTTGGTCACTCGTGACGCTCGATGCGTGGAACGTAAAAAAGTGGGTTTGCACAAAGCTCGCAAGCGTCCGCAATACTCCAAACGATAA
- the speD gene encoding adenosylmethionine decarboxylase, whose protein sequence is MNTSDKLKLKDFNNLTKVLSFNIYDICYTRTEEQRQSYIEYIDEAYNAERLTNILKDVTQIIGANILNIARQDYDPQGASVTMLISEEAIDSANVSNTEAPGPLGDAIVAHLDKSHLTVHTYPESHPHNGISTFRADIDVSTCGRVSPLKALNYLIHCFDSDVVTMDYRVRGFTRDIFGNKHYIDHDINSIQNFIAQDTKERYQMIDVNVYQENIFHTKMMLNDFNLDNYLFGIDPGDLSDTEREEATGRVGREMLEIFYGRNVKSAE, encoded by the coding sequence TTGAATACATCTGACAAGCTGAAACTCAAAGATTTCAATAACCTGACCAAGGTGTTGAGTTTTAATATATACGATATTTGCTACACTCGGACCGAAGAACAGAGACAAAGCTATATCGAATATATTGACGAGGCCTACAATGCCGAACGCTTGACCAATATACTCAAAGACGTCACTCAAATCATTGGTGCGAATATTTTGAATATTGCCCGTCAGGACTATGATCCTCAGGGGGCCAGTGTCACCATGCTCATAAGTGAAGAAGCCATCGATAGTGCTAATGTCTCCAACACGGAAGCGCCAGGGCCGCTGGGTGATGCCATTGTGGCGCATTTGGACAAAAGTCATTTGACGGTTCACACTTACCCTGAAAGTCATCCCCATAACGGTATTAGTACTTTTAGAGCGGATATTGATGTATCGACCTGTGGCCGGGTGTCGCCATTAAAAGCGTTAAATTACCTGATCCATTGTTTCGATTCTGATGTGGTGACCATGGACTATCGGGTGCGTGGATTTACTCGTGATATTTTCGGTAATAAGCACTACATTGATCACGATATCAATTCTATCCAGAACTTCATTGCTCAAGATACTAAAGAACGTTATCAGATGATCGATGTGAATGTGTATCAGGAGAATATATTTCATACCAAAATGATGCTGAATGATTTTAATTTAGACAATTATTTGTTCGGTATTGATCCAGGTGATTTAAGTGATACGGAGCGCGAGGAAGCCACTGGTCGTGTCGGCCGGGAAATGTTGGAAATATTTTACGGTCGCAATGTGAAGTCTGCGGAATGA
- a CDS encoding porin — protein sequence MKRSLIALAVSSAVIAPAAMAGDVTVYGRAQVEVSSISYQNAATGTDGVQLQDVGHGRLGFKASEDLGDGLTGMAVLEFKTNTADGAAVSLSDRETMVGLKGSFGQVELGNLKQAYKYAGGVKYDPFVASSLEARNNGGMVHKATNFSAGGQASFHSSAIGYRGKFGPVAVALTYGAEEGDGSMTAAAVFNAPAFEALVALADSGDSAGAGNSYSATKIGGQFRMAGGAHKISAQYEMGSIETGGATTDPTTLFVGYQGKFGKNLFVAQIGAHDNDAATNSGTSYMAVGAIHTFSKTTRVFGGYRNTDADTETRESVVSIGLRKDF from the coding sequence ATGAAAAGAAGTTTAATCGCATTGGCTGTTAGCTCAGCTGTTATTGCACCTGCTGCTATGGCCGGTGACGTGACCGTTTACGGTCGTGCTCAAGTGGAAGTGAGCAGCATTAGCTACCAAAACGCCGCTACCGGTACTGACGGAGTGCAATTGCAGGACGTGGGTCACGGTCGTTTAGGTTTCAAAGCCTCTGAAGATCTGGGTGACGGCCTCACCGGTATGGCTGTGCTGGAATTCAAAACCAACACTGCTGATGGTGCGGCAGTCAGTTTGAGCGATCGTGAAACCATGGTCGGCTTGAAAGGCAGTTTCGGTCAAGTGGAATTGGGTAACCTGAAACAAGCGTACAAATACGCCGGTGGCGTGAAATACGATCCCTTTGTTGCCAGCTCTTTGGAAGCACGTAACAACGGTGGTATGGTTCACAAGGCAACTAACTTCAGTGCGGGTGGTCAAGCCTCCTTCCATTCCAGCGCTATCGGTTACCGCGGTAAGTTCGGTCCTGTAGCAGTAGCTTTAACCTACGGTGCTGAAGAAGGTGACGGTTCCATGACTGCTGCTGCCGTGTTCAACGCGCCTGCGTTTGAAGCTTTGGTAGCCCTTGCTGATTCCGGCGATTCTGCTGGTGCTGGTAATTCCTATTCTGCCACTAAAATCGGTGGACAGTTCCGTATGGCCGGTGGTGCTCACAAAATCTCCGCACAATACGAAATGGGTTCTATTGAAACCGGTGGTGCTACCACTGATCCCACCACTTTGTTCGTGGGTTATCAAGGTAAGTTCGGTAAAAATCTGTTCGTAGCTCAAATTGGTGCTCACGACAATGATGCAGCCACAAACAGTGGTACTTCCTACATGGCGGTTGGTGCGATTCACACCTTCTCCAAAACCACACGCGTTTTCGGCGGCTACCGTAACACGGATGCCGATACTGAAACTCGTGAAAGCGTAGTATCTATCGGTCTGCGCAAAGACTTCTAA
- a CDS encoding OsmC family protein has product MKARVKWVQDAEFDGESGSGHHITMDGPADFGGQNKGVRPMEMLLLGLGGCTAFDVVLILKKARQPVDDCVVEIEAQRAETDPKIFTRIHVHFIVAGKGLSEKHVSRAISLSAEKYCSASIMLGKVAQISHDFKIVEVLE; this is encoded by the coding sequence ATGAAAGCACGGGTTAAATGGGTCCAAGACGCTGAATTTGATGGGGAATCCGGGAGCGGTCACCACATCACTATGGATGGTCCGGCGGATTTTGGCGGGCAAAACAAAGGGGTGCGCCCCATGGAAATGTTGCTGCTGGGCCTGGGCGGTTGCACTGCTTTTGATGTGGTTCTGATATTGAAAAAAGCCCGCCAACCGGTGGACGATTGCGTGGTTGAGATCGAAGCGCAGCGAGCGGAAACCGATCCGAAAATTTTTACCCGTATTCATGTGCACTTCATCGTAGCCGGAAAGGGGTTAAGCGAAAAGCATGTCAGCCGAGCCATCAGTTTATCGGCAGAAAAGTATTGTTCTGCATCCATTATGCTGGGCAAGGTGGCTCAAATAAGCCATGATTTTAAAATAGTTGAAGTTTTGGAGTAG
- a CDS encoding 6-bladed beta-propeller, translated as MSYLSLSRCNSFVFFLPFILTLNACASRQVGYEALYWPRPPDRPRYVFEGTLRTGQDLDSYATISRVRDALTGLGPGNTPAFAKPYDLAARSGRLVVTDTIAKSIMMWDIPRRKMYHFGQRGPGLVKKPLGVGMDAKGWVYVADSGDNSVKVYDALGLFVRGIGAPEDFERPVDVAVNQEGNRIYVVDAGGISSNRHRILIYDDKGESLGVIGERGSGFGQFNLPIQAAVSPAGQLHVLDAGNFRVQVFNAEGEYVYAFGQVGRNFGNMARPRGIAIDAEGNVYVSDAAYRNFQVFNSEGQLLMSIGGEQFADKPGHFSLPAGIAVDETNHVYVVDQILAKVDIFRKLDEAEVERAVLVNKVWQIPPLPQIQATEATVSTEAESSDFDF; from the coding sequence GTGTCATACCTCAGTTTGAGTCGCTGTAATAGTTTCGTTTTTTTCCTTCCTTTTATTTTAACCTTAAACGCCTGTGCTTCGCGGCAAGTGGGTTATGAGGCATTGTACTGGCCCCGGCCGCCGGATCGGCCCCGTTATGTGTTCGAGGGCACCTTACGCACCGGTCAGGATCTGGACTCCTATGCCACGATTTCCCGGGTAAGAGATGCCCTGACGGGATTGGGGCCGGGTAATACGCCGGCGTTTGCCAAGCCTTATGATCTTGCTGCCCGCAGCGGCCGATTGGTGGTGACAGATACCATTGCGAAAAGCATCATGATGTGGGATATCCCGCGGCGTAAAATGTACCATTTCGGTCAGCGGGGGCCGGGGTTGGTTAAAAAACCTTTGGGTGTCGGGATGGATGCCAAAGGTTGGGTTTATGTGGCGGACAGTGGCGACAATTCAGTAAAAGTTTACGATGCACTGGGATTGTTTGTGCGCGGCATCGGCGCGCCAGAGGATTTTGAACGGCCGGTGGATGTGGCGGTAAATCAGGAGGGAAATCGCATTTATGTGGTGGACGCGGGCGGCATCAGCTCAAACCGCCATCGTATTCTCATTTACGATGATAAAGGCGAGTCTCTGGGGGTGATCGGTGAGCGCGGTTCCGGTTTTGGGCAGTTTAATTTGCCCATTCAAGCCGCGGTTTCACCCGCTGGTCAGTTACATGTGCTGGATGCAGGAAATTTCCGAGTACAAGTCTTCAATGCCGAAGGCGAGTATGTGTACGCCTTTGGTCAAGTGGGGCGAAATTTTGGCAATATGGCGCGCCCCAGAGGAATTGCCATTGATGCTGAAGGCAATGTTTATGTCTCCGATGCGGCCTATCGCAATTTCCAGGTGTTCAATTCGGAAGGGCAGTTGCTCATGTCCATTGGCGGGGAGCAGTTTGCGGATAAACCAGGGCATTTTTCCCTCCCGGCCGGTATTGCGGTGGATGAGACTAATCATGTTTACGTGGTGGATCAAATTTTAGCCAAAGTGGATATTTTTCGTAAGCTGGATGAGGCGGAAGTGGAACGCGCTGTGCTAGTGAATAAGGTCTGGCAAATTCCACCGCTGCCGCAAATACAGGCCACCGAGGCGACCGTCAGTACGGAGGCGGAGTCGTCAGATTTTGATTTCTAA
- the rplM gene encoding 50S ribosomal protein L13: MKTFSAKPAEVKRDWYVVDASGKTLGRLATEIALRLRGKHKPEYTPHVDTGDYIVVVNADKVTVTGRKTTDKMYYRHTGFPGGIKSMSFDKMLQRSPESIIQIAVKGMLPKNPLGRAMYRKLKVYAGAQHDHAAQQPKTLEI; the protein is encoded by the coding sequence ATGAAAACATTCAGCGCAAAGCCTGCTGAAGTCAAACGGGACTGGTATGTCGTGGATGCCTCCGGCAAAACCCTGGGCCGCCTGGCTACGGAAATTGCCCTTCGCTTGCGCGGTAAGCACAAGCCCGAATATACCCCGCACGTCGATACAGGAGACTATATCGTCGTTGTTAACGCCGACAAGGTGACCGTAACCGGGCGTAAAACCACAGACAAAATGTACTATCGTCATACCGGTTTTCCGGGCGGTATCAAATCCATGAGTTTTGATAAGATGCTGCAACGCTCACCCGAGAGCATTATTCAAATTGCCGTAAAAGGCATGTTGCCCAAGAATCCTTTAGGGCGGGCTATGTACAGAAAGTTAAAGGTCTACGCCGGTGCACAGCACGATCATGCGGCACAGCAACCTAAAACTCTGGAAATCTAA
- the crp gene encoding cAMP-activated global transcriptional regulator CRP — protein MKPPEENKTITHFLEHCHRRRYPGKSLIIYAGDTPDVLYYIVDGSVTVLIEDESGHEIVLAYLNAGDFFGEMGLFGKESNRSAFVRARTQCELAEISYARFRQLAESDPKILFELAAQMALRLRRTSQKVGDLAFMDVTGRVARTLIELCKEPDAMTHPDGMQIRITRQELGRIVGCSREMVGRVLKSLEEQSLISASGKTIVVFNTR, from the coding sequence ATCAAGCCGCCAGAGGAAAACAAAACGATTACGCATTTCCTGGAACACTGCCATCGGCGGCGTTACCCGGGCAAGAGCCTGATCATCTATGCCGGCGATACCCCGGACGTTTTGTACTACATCGTTGACGGTTCCGTTACCGTGTTGATCGAAGATGAATCCGGCCATGAAATTGTTCTCGCCTACCTCAATGCCGGTGACTTTTTTGGAGAGATGGGTTTATTTGGCAAAGAATCCAACCGCAGCGCATTTGTTCGAGCTCGCACTCAATGTGAATTGGCCGAAATCAGCTATGCCCGCTTCCGTCAACTGGCCGAAAGCGATCCCAAAATTCTATTTGAACTGGCGGCACAAATGGCCTTACGACTGCGCCGTACCAGCCAAAAAGTGGGCGATCTGGCCTTTATGGATGTCACCGGGCGAGTGGCACGCACCTTGATCGAATTGTGTAAAGAGCCGGACGCAATGACCCATCCTGACGGTATGCAAATTCGCATCACCCGCCAAGAACTGGGGCGAATTGTAGGTTGTTCTCGGGAAATGGTTGGCAGAGTATTAAAAAGCCTTGAAGAACAATCCCTTATATCTGCCAGCGGTAAAACCATAGTGGTTTTCAATACCCGCTAA
- a CDS encoding heme NO-binding domain-containing protein, with product MYGMIFEFMRGYVQERHGGKPAWRTLLKATGRDNQIYFPSVDYPDRELVELAVTAAKTFRLPTSQLLEDFGAYMAPRLLDFYKMYIDGKSWRSLELLENAGGCIRAVERHNPNRKPPRILTQRLSLDKLVLQYQSRRKLCYVAKGVVRGLGEHFQEKITIVETQCMLKGADSCVMTLEREVSVRSMLDKDIRTLARELGIDGI from the coding sequence ATGTACGGAATGATTTTTGAGTTTATGCGTGGCTATGTGCAGGAGCGCCATGGAGGCAAACCGGCGTGGCGAACCTTGCTCAAGGCAACCGGCAGAGACAATCAAATTTACTTCCCCAGTGTGGACTATCCGGACCGTGAATTGGTGGAGTTGGCGGTCACTGCTGCCAAAACCTTCCGCTTGCCCACATCGCAGTTGCTCGAGGATTTCGGTGCGTACATGGCGCCGCGCCTGCTGGATTTCTACAAGATGTACATTGATGGTAAATCCTGGCGCAGTCTGGAACTGCTGGAAAACGCCGGTGGCTGTATTCGCGCTGTGGAGCGCCACAATCCCAATCGCAAACCACCTCGAATTCTCACCCAACGCCTATCACTGGATAAGTTAGTGCTCCAGTACCAATCACGACGTAAATTGTGCTACGTAGCCAAGGGAGTGGTGCGAGGTTTGGGGGAGCATTTTCAAGAAAAAATCACCATTGTAGAAACCCAGTGTATGCTCAAAGGCGCTGACAGCTGCGTCATGACCTTGGAACGGGAAGTCAGTGTCCGCAGTATGCTGGACAAAGATATCCGCACCCTGGCGCGAGAGCTGGGGATTGACGGGATATAA
- a CDS encoding alpha/beta fold hydrolase: protein MSDFNESRGAQLHLYDGLEDAPCTGENFLIQGPAGVLEALMSQPANPGEVEAVAVICHPHPLHGGSMANKVVHIVSNALNDLGVPTLRFNFRGVGHSQGRFDRGQGEVEDLEAVCDWLRSRYPQAQLWLAGFSFGAFVAFNGYRDVGAERLLLIAPPVTLFDFPENPVEIPWLVIQGGKDDVIAPEKVSAWVQQQRPRPNYQWFADADHFFHGRLNQVREAVKQQWS from the coding sequence ATGTCTGATTTTAATGAAAGCCGCGGTGCCCAACTACATTTGTACGACGGCTTGGAAGATGCCCCCTGTACCGGTGAGAACTTTCTGATTCAAGGTCCTGCCGGCGTTTTGGAAGCATTGATGTCCCAGCCGGCCAATCCAGGGGAGGTTGAGGCTGTAGCTGTGATTTGCCATCCGCATCCCCTGCATGGCGGCAGTATGGCCAATAAAGTGGTGCACATTGTCTCCAACGCCCTGAATGATCTGGGGGTGCCCACTCTGCGTTTTAATTTTCGCGGCGTGGGGCATTCCCAGGGACGCTTCGATCGGGGTCAGGGAGAGGTGGAAGATCTGGAGGCCGTGTGCGACTGGCTGCGTAGCCGTTATCCGCAGGCGCAGTTATGGTTGGCGGGGTTTTCCTTTGGTGCTTTTGTGGCGTTTAATGGGTACCGGGATGTGGGGGCCGAGCGTTTGTTGCTCATCGCGCCGCCCGTGACCTTGTTTGATTTTCCGGAAAATCCGGTGGAAATTCCCTGGTTGGTGATCCAGGGTGGTAAGGATGATGTGATTGCGCCGGAAAAAGTCTCTGCCTGGGTGCAGCAGCAGCGGCCGCGGCCTAACTACCAATGGTTTGCGGATGCGGATCACTTCTTTCACGGTCGTCTGAATCAGGTACGTGAAGCCGTAAAGCAGCAGTGGTCTTGA
- a CDS encoding aminodeoxychorismate/anthranilate synthase component II has product MLLMIDNYDSFTYNLVQYFGELNARVEVFRNDQITPEQIAQLHPERIVISPGPCTPNEAGISVEVIRQFSGKVPILGVCLGHQSIGQCFGGKIVHAGQIMHGKTSQIFHKEIGVFSGLPNPFEATRYHSLVIEKDSLPDCLEVTAWTQTDTGDLDEIMGVRHKELDVEGVQFHPESILTQCGHDLLRNFLAR; this is encoded by the coding sequence ATGTTGTTGATGATCGATAATTATGATTCTTTTACCTATAATCTAGTGCAGTATTTTGGTGAGCTAAACGCCCGGGTGGAAGTGTTTCGCAACGATCAAATTACTCCGGAGCAAATTGCGCAACTACATCCGGAGCGGATTGTGATTTCTCCGGGGCCTTGCACGCCCAACGAAGCGGGTATTTCCGTCGAGGTCATTCGACAGTTCAGCGGTAAAGTACCTATTTTGGGGGTTTGCTTGGGGCATCAAAGCATTGGCCAGTGTTTTGGTGGTAAAATTGTCCATGCCGGTCAAATCATGCATGGTAAAACGTCGCAGATTTTTCACAAAGAGATCGGTGTGTTCAGTGGATTGCCCAACCCTTTTGAAGCCACTCGCTATCATTCCCTGGTGATAGAAAAAGATTCATTGCCGGATTGCCTGGAGGTGACGGCTTGGACTCAGACAGACACCGGTGATTTGGACGAAATTATGGGGGTTCGCCATAAAGAGTTGGATGTAGAGGGGGTGCAGTTTCATCCCGAATCCATTTTGACCCAATGTGGCCATGATTTGTTGCGCAACTTCCTGGCTCGCTAA